One genomic region from Halobacteriovorax vibrionivorans encodes:
- the gcvH gene encoding glycine cleavage system protein GcvH, translated as MNNIPTELKYTKEHEWVKAEGDIVTVGITDFAQNSLGDIVFVELPEVGQEFSKDDTFGVVESIKSASDLYLPVSGVVTEVNEELPDAPDSLNSDPYDSWMVKVKMTNQDELSDLLSNEDYESLCQE; from the coding sequence ATGAACAACATTCCAACAGAACTAAAATATACTAAAGAACATGAGTGGGTAAAAGCAGAAGGTGATATCGTAACTGTTGGTATTACAGACTTCGCACAAAACTCTCTTGGTGATATTGTTTTCGTTGAACTTCCAGAAGTAGGACAAGAGTTTTCAAAAGATGATACTTTTGGTGTAGTTGAATCAATCAAGTCAGCAAGTGATCTTTATCTTCCAGTATCAGGTGTTGTAACAGAAGTTAATGAAGAGCTTCCTGATGCACCAGATAGTCTTAATTCTGATCCATATGATTCATGGATGGTTAAAGTAAAAATGACAAATCAAGATGAGTTAAGTGACCTTTTAAGCAACGAAGATTACGAATCTCTGTGTCAAGAATAA
- the gcvT gene encoding glycine cleavage system aminomethyltransferase GcvT codes for MKQTSLTQAHRDLKAKMADFAGYEMPIQYAGVKAEVEAVRNNIGVFDVSHMGEFFVEGKDAITFVDYILTNDFAGAQTGKAVYSPLCREDGTVVDDLIAYKLADEKIMICVNAANIEKDWSWISSKTDGFDISLTNKSDDYSLLAIQGPKTEKVLASLGFESVTNAQYYSAYESEWSGCDVIMARTGYTGEDGFEIFGGHETIKKLWSQLLNADVTPCGLASRDVLRLEVCYPLYGHELNDELTPLDAALKWTVKLKKEKFIGKEALDGLTSKYRLVKLSIDKGIPREGYPILNEQDEVIGKVTSGTMSVTNSQGICLGLVQRERFPENKKFKIQIRKNIIDTNYHTKPFVSGGHK; via the coding sequence ATGAAACAAACATCCCTAACACAGGCCCATCGCGACCTAAAAGCAAAAATGGCAGACTTCGCTGGTTATGAAATGCCTATTCAATATGCAGGAGTAAAGGCAGAAGTTGAAGCTGTAAGAAATAATATTGGTGTCTTTGATGTCTCACATATGGGTGAATTCTTTGTTGAGGGTAAAGACGCTATCACATTTGTTGACTATATCTTAACTAATGATTTTGCTGGTGCGCAAACAGGTAAAGCTGTGTACTCACCTCTTTGCCGCGAAGACGGAACTGTAGTCGATGATCTTATTGCTTATAAATTGGCCGATGAAAAGATTATGATTTGTGTTAACGCTGCAAATATAGAAAAGGACTGGAGTTGGATTTCCTCAAAAACCGATGGCTTTGATATTTCATTAACAAATAAATCAGATGATTATTCCCTATTAGCGATACAAGGACCAAAGACTGAAAAGGTACTTGCTTCACTAGGTTTTGAGTCCGTTACGAATGCACAATACTACTCAGCTTACGAAAGTGAATGGAGTGGTTGCGACGTTATTATGGCACGAACTGGATATACAGGAGAAGATGGTTTTGAAATTTTTGGAGGCCATGAAACAATTAAGAAATTATGGTCACAGCTTTTAAATGCTGATGTAACTCCATGTGGACTTGCATCTCGTGACGTGCTTAGACTAGAAGTATGTTATCCACTTTACGGCCATGAACTGAATGATGAGCTGACACCACTTGATGCGGCACTTAAATGGACTGTTAAACTTAAAAAAGAAAAGTTTATTGGAAAAGAAGCATTAGATGGATTAACTTCAAAGTATCGTCTAGTGAAGTTATCAATTGATAAAGGTATACCTAGAGAAGGTTATCCTATTTTAAATGAGCAAGATGAAGTTATTGGAAAAGTTACAAGTGGAACAATGTCAGTAACAAACTCCCAAGGTATCTGTCTTGGACTCGTACAAAGAGAACGTTTTCCAGAAAATAAAAAATTTAAAATACAAATTAGAAAGAATATTATAGATACTAATTACCATACAAAACCATTTGTTAGCGGAGGACATAAATAA
- a CDS encoding bifunctional 5,10-methylenetetrahydrofolate dehydrogenase/5,10-methenyltetrahydrofolate cyclohydrolase has product MQKEAKLLYAQPVIEKQVEVLKDECKSLKSKGITPCLKVILVGNNPGSVIYTNSKKKFAEKIGASCEIINLDESTGEEEFLKVVNEFNNDDLVHGILIQLPLPKSLSQIDTTDLVVPHKDVDGFHYENVAKLYRGQLGETSMIPCTPKGIVTMAKYYGIDFAGKNVVIVGRSLIVGKPLSLLLSNLNATVTLAHSKTQNLKDLTKTADIIVTAIGSPKLFTKEYFRDDNSQIIFDVGINRSEDGKLCGDCDFANIKDQVAAITPVPKGVGPMTIFSVSQNLISAAKK; this is encoded by the coding sequence ATGCAAAAAGAAGCTAAATTACTATATGCTCAGCCCGTTATTGAAAAACAGGTTGAAGTCCTCAAAGATGAGTGTAAATCCTTAAAGTCTAAGGGTATAACTCCTTGCTTAAAGGTAATCCTTGTTGGCAATAATCCAGGAAGCGTTATTTACACAAATAGTAAGAAAAAATTTGCAGAAAAAATTGGAGCTAGTTGTGAGATCATCAACCTCGATGAATCCACAGGAGAGGAAGAGTTTCTAAAAGTCGTAAACGAATTCAATAATGATGATTTGGTTCACGGTATTCTTATTCAACTCCCACTACCAAAAAGCTTATCTCAAATCGATACCACAGACCTTGTTGTTCCCCATAAAGATGTCGATGGTTTTCATTATGAAAATGTCGCTAAACTTTATCGTGGTCAACTTGGTGAGACATCCATGATTCCATGTACTCCAAAAGGAATTGTGACCATGGCCAAGTATTATGGAATTGATTTTGCAGGTAAAAATGTTGTTATTGTTGGAAGAAGTCTTATCGTAGGAAAGCCTCTTTCTCTTCTACTATCCAATTTAAATGCAACAGTAACTTTAGCTCACTCAAAAACACAAAACCTAAAAGATTTAACTAAAACCGCAGATATAATCGTCACAGCAATCGGTTCTCCAAAACTATTCACAAAAGAATATTTTAGAGATGATAATTCTCAGATAATTTTTGATGTTGGAATCAATCGCAGTGAAGATGGAAAATTATGTGGAGATTGTGACTTTGCTAATATCAAAGATCAAGTTGCAGCAATAACACCTGTTCCAAAAGGTGTAGGGCCAATGACAATCTTTAGTGTTTCACAAAACCTCATTAGCGCGGCCAAAAAATAA
- a CDS encoding TonB family protein, with protein sequence MELVHKKHRTYIYLAIAASLLVHLVMMPSKMTSLSMISLPKLDKKEPQRIRLKLNNKARQIVTTAKANQELADKAKFLSETNNKVDRETKAKVVDSFNLGGLGNAKVDQKAQGKKAKKQNKRKLTKSKTGRISFQDFAVSQNTSLEKDQNLVKGTKTGAENSRGIASSNDHLEDIKLGDITKLNTTEYKYYGFYFRIKQQLEQHWGSTLREKMEAIYRQNRRGPAGSKFLTNVRVVLNEKGHIVNVIVQGSSGVKDLDDAAVESFNKAGPFPNPPAGMVKNGFANIDWGFAVTKN encoded by the coding sequence TTGGAATTAGTTCATAAAAAACACAGAACTTATATCTATCTAGCGATCGCTGCATCGCTACTTGTGCATCTTGTGATGATGCCTTCCAAAATGACTTCTCTGAGTATGATCTCTCTGCCTAAGCTCGATAAGAAAGAGCCTCAGCGCATTCGTCTTAAGTTAAATAATAAGGCCCGACAGATTGTCACTACAGCAAAGGCCAACCAAGAACTCGCTGATAAGGCCAAGTTTCTTAGTGAAACTAATAATAAAGTTGACCGAGAGACGAAGGCAAAAGTTGTGGATTCTTTTAATCTTGGGGGCCTTGGTAATGCTAAAGTTGACCAAAAGGCTCAAGGGAAGAAAGCCAAGAAGCAAAATAAGAGAAAGTTAACGAAGTCAAAAACAGGACGTATTAGTTTTCAAGACTTTGCAGTATCGCAAAATACTTCTTTAGAAAAAGATCAAAACCTAGTTAAAGGTACAAAAACAGGCGCAGAGAATAGTCGCGGGATTGCTAGCTCAAATGACCATTTAGAAGATATCAAATTAGGGGATATCACTAAGCTAAATACAACAGAGTATAAGTATTACGGTTTCTACTTTCGAATAAAGCAACAACTAGAGCAGCATTGGGGTAGCACTTTAAGAGAGAAGATGGAGGCGATCTATCGTCAAAACCGCAGAGGCCCAGCAGGAAGTAAATTTCTAACAAATGTGCGCGTTGTTTTAAATGAAAAAGGTCACATTGTTAATGTTATTGTTCAAGGCTCGTCTGGAGTAAAAGACCTAGATGATGCAGCGGTTGAATCCTTTAATAAAGCAGGACCTTTTCCAAATCCACCAGCTGGAATGGTGAAAAATGGTTTCGCAAATATTGACTGGGGATTTGCCGTTACAAAGAACTAG